One stretch of Danio rerio strain Tuebingen ecotype United States chromosome 6, GRCz12tu, whole genome shotgun sequence DNA includes these proteins:
- the adora3a.1 gene encoding adenosine receptor A3: MHVKMSFHACLFISCFLIVPLQASVLTLLAIAVDRCLRVCIPFRYKSTVTKKRSWIIAAVCWMLAFMLGFLPMFGWYNHDTLAQHNSTSIDCEFVAVISISYLVHFIFEGCFLPPLAVMTALYYYVFYKIRRQSRGALGETGPYTQKEQKLASSLVLVLALFAVCWLPLHIIQSIMFYNHSVYVPSIALYSGILLSHANSAVNPVVYAYKVPKMKREYMRIWRRITGREQTMDINIRTAASNTIDSHDGREHVKISPNVGDSDMNGI; the protein is encoded by the exons ATGCATGTGAAGATGTCTTTCCATGCATGTCTgttcatcagctgttttctcaTCGTGCCGCTTCAGGCGTCAGTGCTCACACTTCTGGCCATCGCTGTTGATCGTTGCCTGCGGGTTTGCATCCCATTCAG GTATAAGTCTACAGTCACTAAGAAGCGCTCGTGGATCATCGCCGCTGTGTGCTGGATGCTGGCGTTCATGCTGGGATTCTTACCGATGTTTGGATGGTACAATCACGACACACTGGCACAACACAACTCCACATCCATTGACTGTGAATTCGTCGCTGTCATTTCCATCTCATACCTCGTCCACTTTATCTTTGAGGGCTGTTTCCTTCCTCCTCTGGCCGTCATGACTGCTTTGTATTACTACGTATTTTATAAAATCAGGAGGCAGTCGAGGGGAGCACTTGGCGAAACTGGACCCTATACACAAAAAGAGCAAAAACTTGCAAGCTCTCTGGTTTTGGTTTTGGCTCTTTTTGCTGTCTGCTGGCTGCCGTTACACATAATACAGTCTATCATGTTTTATAATCACAGCGTTTATGTACCATCCATTGCTTTGTACTCCGGCATTCTCCTTTCTCATGCTAACTCAGCGGTTAACCCTGTGGTGTATGCTTACAAAGTCCCTAAGATGAAGCGGGAGTACATGAGGATTTGGAGGAGGATTACGGGTCGGGAACAGACGATGGATATAAACATCAGGACTGCTGCTAGTAATACGATCGATAGCCATGATGGACGAGAGCATGTGAAAATCAGCCCGAATGTGGGAGACAGTGACATGAATGGCATTTAG